From the unidentified bacterial endosymbiont genome, one window contains:
- the polB gene encoding DNA polymerase II, producing the protein MAQAHEGFLLTRHWRDTPQGTEVEFWLATDGGPLHVTLPPQESVAFIPETHVEKVKQLLRGENNWRITPLELKDFHRQPVYGLYCRAHRQLMRYEKLLREAGVTLYEADIRPPERFLMERFITAPVWVDGTPQGNGLVNARLKPNPHYRPPLKWVSLDIETTRHGELYCIGLEGCGQRVVYMLGPPNGDASALDFHLEYVNSRPQLLEKLNQWFADHDPDVVIGWNVVQFDLRVLHKHAERYRIPLMLGRGNSELEWREHGFKNGVFFAQANGRLIIDGIEALKSAFWNFASFALEAVAQALLGEGKSIDTPWDRMDEIDRRFNEDKPALATYNLKDCELVTQIFHKTEIMPFLLERASVNGLAVDRHGGSVAAFSHLYIPRMHRAGYVAPNLGDVPPQASPGGYVMDSRPGLYDSVLVLDYKSLYPSIIRTFLIDPVGLVEGMAQPDEQHSTEGFLGARFSREKNCLPEIVGNIWHSRDEAKRQGNKPLSQALKIIMNAFYGVLGTSACRFFDPRLASSITMRGHEIMRQTKALIESQGYDVIYGDTDSTFVWLKGPHSEDDASRIGKALIAFVNTWWQENVQKERLTSALELEYETHFCRFLMPTIRGTDQGSKKRYAGMIQEGETQRMVFKGLETVRTDWTPLAQQFQQTLYLRIFRNEPYQDYVRETIASLMAGELDNQLVYRKRLRRPLAEYQRNVPPHVRAARLADEENVRRGRAPQYQNRGSIKYVWTTSGPEPVDYQQSPLDYDHYLTRQLQPVADGILPFIDDDFATLVTGQLGLF; encoded by the coding sequence GTGGCGCAAGCGCATGAAGGTTTTTTACTGACCCGACACTGGCGGGATACGCCTCAGGGCACCGAGGTTGAGTTCTGGCTGGCGACGGATGGCGGCCCGTTGCACGTCACGCTGCCGCCGCAGGAGTCCGTGGCCTTTATTCCCGAAACGCATGTGGAGAAGGTAAAACAGTTGCTGCGCGGCGAAAATAACTGGCGCATCACCCCGCTTGAGCTAAAAGATTTCCATCGCCAGCCGGTTTACGGCCTTTACTGTCGCGCCCATCGTCAGCTAATGCGTTATGAGAAACTGCTGCGCGAGGCGGGCGTCACGCTCTACGAAGCCGATATCCGTCCGCCGGAACGCTTCCTGATGGAGCGCTTTATCACCGCCCCGGTCTGGGTCGACGGCACGCCGCAAGGCAATGGGTTGGTCAACGCCCGCCTGAAACCTAACCCGCACTATCGCCCGCCGCTCAAATGGGTGTCGTTAGATATCGAAACCACCCGGCACGGTGAGCTTTACTGCATTGGCCTCGAAGGCTGCGGACAACGGGTTGTCTATATGCTTGGGCCGCCAAATGGCGATGCATCTGCACTCGATTTTCATCTGGAGTACGTTAACAGCCGTCCACAGCTGCTGGAAAAACTGAATCAATGGTTTGCCGATCACGACCCCGACGTCGTGATCGGCTGGAACGTGGTGCAGTTCGACCTGCGCGTACTGCACAAACACGCCGAACGCTACCGCATTCCACTGATGCTGGGACGGGGTAACAGCGAGCTGGAATGGCGCGAGCACGGTTTCAAGAACGGCGTTTTCTTCGCGCAGGCCAATGGCCGCCTGATTATTGACGGCATCGAGGCGCTGAAATCGGCTTTCTGGAATTTCGCCTCTTTCGCCCTGGAAGCCGTAGCGCAGGCGCTGCTTGGCGAAGGCAAGTCCATCGACACCCCATGGGACAGGATGGACGAGATCGACAGGCGTTTTAACGAAGACAAACCGGCGCTCGCCACCTATAACCTGAAAGATTGCGAGCTGGTTACGCAGATCTTTCACAAAACCGAGATCATGCCCTTTCTGCTGGAACGCGCATCGGTTAACGGTCTTGCGGTCGACAGGCACGGTGGCTCGGTGGCAGCATTTAGCCATCTCTATATTCCCCGCATGCACCGGGCCGGATACGTTGCCCCCAACCTCGGAGACGTGCCGCCACAGGCAAGCCCCGGCGGGTATGTGATGGACTCACGCCCGGGGCTGTATGACTCGGTTCTGGTACTGGATTATAAAAGCTTGTATCCGTCGATTATCCGCACGTTTCTGATAGACCCCGTGGGCCTGGTAGAGGGTATGGCCCAGCCAGATGAACAACACAGTACGGAAGGTTTTCTTGGGGCACGTTTCTCGCGCGAGAAAAATTGTCTGCCAGAGATTGTGGGTAATATCTGGCACAGCCGCGATGAAGCCAAACGTCAGGGGAATAAGCCCCTCTCTCAGGCATTGAAAATCATCATGAATGCCTTTTATGGCGTGCTGGGCACCAGCGCCTGCCGTTTTTTTGATCCCCGACTGGCATCGTCGATTACCATGCGCGGGCATGAAATTATGCGCCAGACCAAAGCGCTGATTGAATCCCAGGGCTATGACGTCATTTACGGCGATACCGACTCCACGTTTGTGTGGCTGAAAGGGCCCCATTCTGAAGACGATGCCTCACGGATCGGTAAAGCGCTGATCGCTTTCGTCAACACCTGGTGGCAGGAAAATGTGCAAAAAGAGCGTTTAACCAGCGCCTTAGAACTTGAGTATGAAACCCATTTTTGCCGTTTTTTAATGCCGACCATTCGCGGTACCGATCAGGGCAGCAAAAAGCGTTACGCTGGGATGATTCAGGAAGGCGAAACGCAGCGGATGGTCTTTAAGGGGCTGGAGACGGTGCGTACCGACTGGACGCCGCTGGCGCAACAGTTCCAGCAAACGCTCTACCTGCGTATCTTTCGCAATGAGCCGTATCAGGATTACGTGCGCGAGACCATTGCCAGCCTGATGGCGGGTGAGCTGGATAACCAACTGGTCTACCGCAAGCGCCTGCGTCGCCCGCTAGCGGAATACCAGCGCAACGTCCCGCCACACGTGCGCGCCGCGCGTCTGGCGGATGAAGAAAACGTGCGTCGGGGACGTGCGCCACAGTACCAGAATCGCGGCAGTATCAAATATGTGTGGACCACCAGCGGCCCGGAACCTGTGGATTATCAACAGTCGCCTCTGGATTACGATCACTACCTGACACGCCAGCTTCAACCGGTCGCCGATGGAATTTTGCCCTTCATCGACGATGATTTTGCTACACTAGTGACAGGGCAGCTTGGCCTATTTTGA
- the rapA gene encoding RNA polymerase-associated protein RapA: MPFTLGQRWISDTESELGLGTVVAIDPRMVTLLFPATGENRLYARNDSPVTRVMFNPGDTVTSHDGWQMKVEDVKEENGLLAYIGTRLDTDEANVILREVLLDSKLVFSKPQDRLFAGQIDRMDRFSLRYRARKFQSEQYRMPWSGLRGQRTSLIPHQLNIAHDVGRRHAPRVLLADEVGLGKTIEAGMILHQQLLSGAAERVLIVVPETLQHQWLVEMLRRFNLRFSLFDDERYAEAQHDADNPFETEQLVICSLDFVRRSKQRLEHLCEAEWDLMVVDEAHHLVWSQDAPSREYMAIEQLAEHVPGVLLLTATPEQLGLESHFARLRLLDPNRFHDFGLFVEEQKNYRPVADAVALLLAGKRLTDAELNTLSDLIGEQDIEPLLQAANSESDDAESARQELVSMLMDRHGTSRVLFRNTRNGVKGFPKRELHTIKLPLPTQYQTAIKVSGIMGARKTAEERARDMLYPEQIYQEFEGDTGTWWNFDPRVEWLMGYLTAHRSQKVLVICAKAATALQLEQVLREREGIRAAVFHEGMSIVERDRAAAWFGEEDSGAQVLLCSEIGSEGRNFQFASNLVMFDLPFNPDLLEQRIGRLDRIGQAHDIQIHVPYLEKTAQSVLVRWFHEGLDAFEHTCPTGRTIYDDVHNDLIGYLAAPETTEGFDELIKSCREKHDALKTQLEQGRDRLLEIHSNGGEKAQALAESIEEQDDDTSLISFSMNLFDIVGINQDDRGENMIVLTPSDHMLVPDFPGLPEDGCTITFERDVALSREDAQFITWEHPLIRNGLDLILSGDTGSSTISLLKNKALPVGTLLVELIYVVEAQAPKQLQLTRFLPPTPVRLLLDKNGTNLAAQVEFESFNRQLSAVNRHTGSKLVNAVQQDVHAILQLGETQVDKAARALIDAARSEADEKLSAELSRLEALKAVNPNIRDDELAAIESNRLQVLESLDQAGWRLDALRLIVVTHQ; the protein is encoded by the coding sequence ATGCCTTTTACACTTGGTCAACGCTGGATCAGCGATACAGAAAGCGAACTTGGATTGGGAACCGTGGTTGCAATCGATCCGCGCATGGTGACACTCCTCTTCCCTGCCACCGGTGAAAACCGCCTGTACGCTCGCAATGACTCCCCTGTTACCCGCGTGATGTTCAATCCGGGTGACACCGTGACCAGCCATGACGGCTGGCAGATGAAGGTTGAAGACGTAAAAGAAGAGAATGGACTGCTCGCCTATATTGGTACTCGCCTGGACACTGACGAGGCCAATGTTATCCTGCGTGAAGTGCTGCTCGACAGTAAGCTGGTCTTCAGTAAGCCGCAGGACCGCCTGTTTGCCGGGCAAATCGATCGTATGGACCGGTTTTCTCTGCGCTACCGTGCGCGTAAGTTCCAGAGTGAACAGTACCGTATGCCGTGGAGCGGCCTGCGTGGTCAACGCACCAGCCTAATCCCACACCAGCTCAATATCGCCCATGACGTGGGCCGTCGCCACGCGCCTCGCGTCCTGCTGGCCGACGAAGTCGGGTTGGGTAAAACCATCGAAGCGGGCATGATCCTGCATCAACAGCTGCTCTCTGGTGCCGCCGAGCGCGTGCTGATCGTGGTGCCGGAAACGTTACAGCACCAGTGGCTGGTTGAGATGCTGCGCCGCTTTAACTTGCGCTTCTCGCTGTTTGACGACGAGCGCTATGCTGAAGCGCAGCACGATGCCGATAATCCGTTTGAAACTGAACAACTGGTGATCTGCTCGCTGGACTTTGTTCGCCGCAGCAAGCAGCGCCTTGAACATCTGTGCGAAGCAGAATGGGATCTTATGGTCGTCGATGAAGCACACCACCTGGTCTGGAGCCAGGATGCGCCGAGCCGTGAATATATGGCTATCGAACAGCTTGCTGAGCACGTGCCTGGCGTTCTGCTGCTGACCGCCACGCCGGAGCAACTTGGACTAGAAAGCCACTTCGCCCGTCTGCGCCTGCTCGATCCCAATCGTTTCCATGATTTTGGGCTGTTTGTTGAAGAACAGAAAAACTACCGCCCGGTCGCCGATGCCGTCGCCCTGCTGCTGGCAGGTAAACGTCTTACCGATGCCGAACTCAATACCCTGAGCGATCTGATTGGCGAGCAGGATATCGAACCGCTGCTTCAGGCCGCCAACAGCGAAAGCGACGATGCAGAGTCTGCGCGTCAGGAGCTGGTCTCCATGTTGATGGATCGCCACGGTACCAGCCGCGTTCTGTTCCGTAACACCCGTAACGGCGTGAAAGGCTTCCCGAAACGTGAACTTCACACCATCAAACTGCCGCTGCCGACCCAATATCAAACGGCCATTAAAGTGTCCGGCATTATGGGCGCGCGGAAAACGGCAGAAGAGCGTGCCCGTGACATGCTCTACCCGGAACAGATTTACCAGGAATTTGAAGGTGATACCGGCACGTGGTGGAACTTCGACCCGCGCGTAGAATGGCTGATGGGCTATCTTACCGCGCATCGTTCCCAGAAAGTGCTGGTGATCTGCGCCAAAGCGGCGACAGCGTTGCAGCTGGAACAGGTTCTGCGCGAGCGCGAAGGCATTCGTGCCGCCGTGTTCCATGAAGGGATGTCGATTGTCGAACGTGACCGTGCCGCGGCCTGGTTCGGCGAAGAAGACAGCGGTGCGCAGGTTCTGCTGTGTTCAGAAATCGGTTCTGAAGGCCGTAACTTCCAGTTTGCCAGCAACCTGGTGATGTTCGATCTGCCGTTTAACCCGGATCTTCTGGAACAGCGAATCGGTCGTCTGGATCGTATCGGCCAGGCGCATGATATTCAGATCCACGTGCCTTATCTGGAAAAAACCGCCCAGTCCGTTCTGGTGCGCTGGTTCCACGAAGGTCTGGATGCGTTTGAACATACCTGCCCGACTGGCCGCACCATTTACGACGACGTTCACAATGACTTGATTGGCTATTTGGCCGCCCCCGAAACGACCGAAGGATTTGATGAGCTGATCAAATCCTGCCGGGAGAAGCACGACGCGCTGAAAACCCAGCTTGAACAGGGCCGCGACCGCCTGCTGGAGATCCACTCCAACGGTGGCGAAAAAGCGCAGGCGCTGGCTGAGAGCATTGAAGAGCAGGATGATGATACCAGCCTTATCAGCTTCTCCATGAACCTGTTCGACATCGTCGGTATTAACCAGGACGATCGCGGTGAGAACATGATCGTTCTGACCCCGTCCGACCACATGCTGGTACCGGACTTCCCGGGCCTGCCGGAAGACGGCTGTACCATCACCTTTGAACGTGACGTGGCGCTGTCGCGCGAAGATGCGCAATTTATTACCTGGGAACATCCTTTGATCCGCAACGGTCTGGACTTGATCCTCTCAGGCGACACTGGCAGCAGCACCATTTCACTGTTAAAGAACAAAGCGCTGCCGGTAGGGACGCTGCTGGTCGAACTGATCTACGTGGTGGAAGCTCAGGCCCCTAAACAGCTTCAGCTCACTCGCTTCCTGCCGCCAACGCCGGTGCGTCTGCTGCTGGACAAAAACGGCACGAACCTGGCCGCGCAGGTCGAGTTTGAGAGCTTCAATCGTCAGTTGAGCGCCGTGAACCGCCATACAGGCAGCAAGCTGGTTAACGCGGTACAACAAGATGTGCATGCTATTTTGCAACTAGGTGAAACCCAGGTCGATAAAGCGGCCCGTGCGCTGATTGATGCCGCGCGCAGCGAAGCGGATGAGAAACTCTCCGCCGAGCTTTCACGTCTGGAAGCGTTAAAAGCGGTGAACCCGAATATCCGTGACGATGAACTGGCCGCCATTGAAAGCAACCGTCTGCAGGTGCTGGAAAGCCTGGATCAGGCCGGCTGGCGTCTGGACGCCCTGCGTCTCATCGTTGTGACGCATCAGTAA
- the rluA gene encoding bifunctional tRNA pseudouridine(32) synthase/23S rRNA pseudouridine(746) synthase RluA yields the protein MVMEPYNPPMEPWLAVLYQDEHIMVVNKPGGLLSVPGRLDEHKDSVMTRVQRDYPQAESVHRLDMATSGVIVVALNKEAERELKRQFREREPKKQYVARVWGHPALAEGRVDLPLICDWPNRPKQKVCYETGKAAQTEYEVLAYAPDNTARVLLKPITGRSHQLRVHMLAMGHPILGDRFYAPPEALALAPRLLLHARSLTITHPVFGNVMTFNAPVDF from the coding sequence ATGGTAATGGAGCCTTACAATCCCCCCATGGAACCCTGGCTGGCAGTGCTTTATCAGGATGAGCACATCATGGTGGTCAATAAGCCAGGCGGCTTGCTGTCCGTCCCCGGGCGTCTTGACGAGCACAAAGACAGCGTGATGACGCGTGTTCAGCGCGACTATCCGCAGGCCGAGTCTGTCCATCGCCTGGATATGGCAACCAGCGGGGTGATTGTGGTGGCGCTGAATAAAGAAGCGGAGCGCGAGCTTAAGCGTCAGTTTCGCGAGCGTGAACCGAAAAAGCAGTATGTGGCGCGCGTCTGGGGTCACCCTGCGCTGGCAGAGGGACGGGTGGATTTACCGCTGATTTGCGACTGGCCGAACAGACCGAAGCAGAAGGTGTGCTACGAAACCGGTAAGGCGGCGCAAACCGAGTATGAAGTGCTGGCGTACGCGCCGGATAATACCGCACGGGTGCTGCTTAAGCCCATTACCGGGCGCTCTCATCAACTGCGCGTGCATATGCTCGCAATGGGTCACCCGATACTGGGCGACCGTTTCTATGCCCCGCCAGAGGCGCTGGCGTTAGCGCCGCGTTTACTGTTGCATGCACGTTCGCTCACGATAACCCACCCGGTTTTTGGTAATGTAATGACCTTTAACGCCCCGGTGGATTTCTAA
- the djlA gene encoding co-chaperone DjlA: MQYWGKLIGVAFAIIMGGGFWGIVLGLIIGHMFDKARSRKMAWFANQRERQSLFFSTTFEVMGHLTKSKGRVTQADIQIASVFMDRMNLHGDSRVAAQNAFRIGKADNYPLREKMRQFRSICFGRFDLIRMFLEIQIQAAFADGSLHPNERDVLYVIAEELGISRLQFDQFLRMMQGGAQFGGGYQRQSAGGGWQQAQRGPTLEDACNVLGVKPTDDAATIKRAYRKQMSEHHPDKLVAKGLPPEMMEMAKQKAQEIQKAYELIKEQKGFK; the protein is encoded by the coding sequence ATGCAGTATTGGGGTAAATTAATCGGCGTTGCGTTCGCCATCATCATGGGCGGCGGGTTCTGGGGGATCGTTCTGGGACTTATTATTGGCCATATGTTCGATAAGGCGCGTAGCCGCAAAATGGCCTGGTTTGCTAACCAGCGCGAGCGTCAGTCACTCTTTTTCTCCACCACCTTTGAGGTGATGGGGCACTTAACCAAGTCAAAAGGGCGGGTGACGCAAGCCGATATTCAGATTGCCAGCGTGTTCATGGATCGCATGAATCTGCACGGTGATTCCCGCGTGGCGGCGCAAAATGCGTTCCGTATCGGTAAAGCGGATAACTATCCGCTGCGGGAAAAGATGCGCCAGTTCCGCAGCATCTGCTTCGGACGTTTTGATTTAATTCGGATGTTTCTGGAGATCCAAATTCAGGCGGCGTTCGCCGATGGTTCACTTCATCCCAACGAACGCGATGTTCTTTATGTCATTGCTGAAGAGTTAGGGATCTCCCGCCTACAGTTCGATCAGTTCCTGCGCATGATGCAGGGGGGCGCGCAGTTTGGCGGAGGCTATCAGCGGCAATCGGCTGGCGGCGGCTGGCAGCAGGCGCAGCGTGGCCCGACTCTGGAAGATGCTTGTAACGTGCTGGGTGTGAAGCCAACGGACGATGCCGCCACCATTAAGCGTGCCTATCGCAAGCAGATGAGCGAGCATCACCCGGATAAACTGGTCGCGAAAGGTTTGCCGCCAGAAATGATGGAAATGGCGAAGCAAAAAGCGCAGGAAATACAGAAAGCGTATGAGCTGATTAAAGAGCAGAAAGGATTTAAATAA
- the lptD gene encoding LPS assembly protein LptD, whose protein sequence is MKKRIPTLLATLIGAALYSQQGLAADLASQCMLGVPSFDRPLVEGDANSLPVTITADSSKGTYPENATFTGNVDIRQGNSRLQADEVQLHQKQPEGAAEPVRTVDALGNVHYDDNQVILKGPKAWSNLNTKDTNVWEGDYQMVGRQGRGDAKLMKQRGENRYTILENGSFTSCLPGSNTWSVVGSEVIHDREEQVAEIWNARFKLGPVPVFYSPYLQLPVGDKRRSGFLIPNAKYSTTNYFEFYLPYYWNIAPNMDATITPHYIHKRGNVMWENEFRYLTKAGAGLMELDYLPSDKVFQNDYPTESDKHRWLFFWQHAGVMDQVWRFNVDYTKVSDPYYFNDFDSKYGSSNDGYATQKFSVGYALQNFNATVSTKQFQVFSSQNTSTYGAQPQLDVNWYQNDVGPFDTRVYGQAVHFVNTNSNMPEATRVHLEPTINLPVSNNWASLNTEAKVMATHYQQKNLDWYNNRYNADLEESVNRVLPQFKMDGKLIFERDMGLLADGYTQTLEPRMQYLYVPFRDQSKIQNYDSSFLQSDFSGLFRDRTYGGLDRIASANQLTTGVTTRVYDESAVERFNVSVGQIYYFTEARTGDDNINWEKDNKTGSLVWAGDTYWRMTDRWGLRGGLQYDTRLDNIATSSTAIEYRRDENRMLQLTYRYASPEYIQVTLPNYASREQYKDGISQVGGAASWPIADRWSIVGAYYFDTNTSKPADQMVGLQYNSCCYALRVGYERKLNGWDSQNNQSKYDNVIGFNVELRGLSSNYGLGTQQMLRSNILPYRSSL, encoded by the coding sequence ATGAAAAAACGTATCCCCACCCTCCTGGCCACACTGATTGGTGCCGCTCTGTATAGTCAACAGGGGCTTGCAGCCGATCTCGCCTCGCAATGTATGCTTGGCGTCCCAAGCTTCGACCGACCCCTTGTTGAGGGCGATGCAAATAGCTTGCCGGTGACCATTACTGCCGATAGCTCAAAAGGCACTTATCCAGAAAACGCCACCTTCACAGGCAACGTTGATATCAGACAAGGCAACAGTCGCCTGCAGGCCGATGAAGTGCAATTGCATCAAAAACAGCCAGAAGGCGCGGCCGAGCCGGTGCGAACCGTTGATGCACTAGGTAATGTGCACTATGACGACAATCAGGTCATCCTGAAAGGTCCGAAAGCCTGGTCGAATCTGAATACTAAAGACACTAACGTCTGGGAAGGTGATTACCAGATGGTAGGTCGTCAGGGGCGTGGTGACGCAAAGCTGATGAAACAGCGTGGTGAAAACCGCTACACCATTCTTGAAAACGGGTCCTTCACTTCCTGTCTGCCGGGTTCAAACACCTGGAGCGTGGTCGGGAGTGAAGTGATTCATGACCGTGAAGAGCAGGTCGCGGAGATCTGGAACGCTCGTTTTAAACTCGGCCCGGTCCCTGTCTTCTACAGCCCTTATCTGCAGCTCCCGGTGGGCGATAAACGTCGTTCCGGCTTCCTGATCCCCAATGCCAAATACAGCACCACGAACTACTTTGAGTTCTACCTGCCGTATTACTGGAACATCGCGCCTAATATGGACGCGACCATCACGCCGCACTATATCCACAAGCGCGGCAACGTGATGTGGGAGAACGAATTCCGTTATCTGACCAAAGCCGGCGCAGGTCTGATGGAGCTTGATTACCTGCCATCAGATAAAGTCTTCCAGAACGATTACCCAACCGAAAGCGATAAACACCGCTGGCTGTTCTTCTGGCAGCATGCCGGGGTAATGGATCAGGTCTGGCGTTTTAACGTTGACTACACTAAGGTCAGCGATCCTTACTATTTCAACGATTTTGACTCCAAATACGGTTCCAGTAACGATGGTTACGCCACACAGAAATTCAGCGTGGGCTATGCTCTGCAGAACTTCAACGCCACGGTGTCAACCAAGCAATTCCAGGTGTTCAGCAGCCAGAACACCAGCACTTATGGTGCGCAGCCGCAGCTGGATGTTAACTGGTATCAAAATGATGTAGGTCCATTTGACACCCGGGTTTACGGCCAGGCAGTGCATTTTGTGAATACCAATTCAAATATGCCAGAAGCCACGCGTGTTCACCTCGAGCCGACCATCAACCTGCCGGTGTCAAATAACTGGGCCAGCCTGAACACCGAAGCCAAAGTGATGGCAACCCATTATCAGCAGAAGAATCTGGACTGGTATAACAACCGCTATAACGCCGATCTTGAAGAGTCGGTGAACCGCGTACTGCCGCAGTTCAAAATGGACGGTAAGCTGATCTTCGAACGTGATATGGGCCTGTTGGCGGATGGATATACCCAAACGCTTGAGCCACGTATGCAGTATCTGTACGTGCCTTTTCGTGACCAAAGCAAAATACAGAACTACGACTCCTCTTTCCTGCAGTCTGACTTCAGCGGCCTGTTCCGCGACCGTACCTATGGTGGTCTCGACCGTATTGCTTCCGCTAACCAGTTAACCACCGGTGTCACTACGCGCGTTTATGATGAATCCGCCGTTGAACGTTTTAACGTTTCTGTGGGTCAAATCTACTACTTCACCGAAGCGCGTACGGGTGATGACAACATCAACTGGGAGAAAGACAACAAAACCGGTTCGCTGGTTTGGGCGGGTGATACCTACTGGCGTATGACCGATCGCTGGGGTTTACGCGGCGGCCTGCAGTACGACACCCGTCTCGACAATATTGCAACGAGCAGCACAGCTATTGAATATCGTCGTGATGAAAACCGTATGCTGCAGTTGACGTACCGTTATGCCAGCCCGGAATACATTCAGGTTACGCTGCCAAACTATGCTAGCCGGGAACAGTATAAAGACGGGATTTCGCAGGTAGGTGGAGCGGCAAGTTGGCCAATCGCCGACCGCTGGTCAATCGTAGGCGCTTACTACTTTGATACCAATACCAGCAAGCCTGCTGACCAGATGGTAGGTCTGCAATATAACTCCTGCTGTTATGCGCTGCGCGTCGGTTATGAACGCAAACTTAACGGCTGGGATTCACAAAACAATCAGAGCAAATACGATAACGTGATTGGCTTTAATGTCGAGTTGCGCGGCCTGAGTTCTAACTACGGTCTGGGCACGCAGCAGATGCTGCGCTCGAACATTCTGCCGTACCGTAGTTCCTTGTAA
- the surA gene encoding peptidylprolyl isomerase SurA, which produces MKNWKTLLLGVAMVANTSFAAPQVVDKVAAVVNNGVVLESDVEGLMKSVKLNSGEAGQQLPDDATLRHQILERLIMDQIVLQMGQKMGVKISDEQLDQAIANIAKQNNISADQMRSRLAYDGISYATYRNQIRKEMLISEVRNNEVRRRVTILPQEVEALAKQVGNQNDASTELNLSHILIPLPENPTSDQAAQAESQARAIVDQARNGDDFGKLAITYSADQQALKGGQMGWGRIQELPSIFAQALSTAKKGDIVGPIRSGVGFHILKVNDLRGQSQNISVTEVHARHILLKVSPIMTDDQARAKLQQIAADIKSGRITFANAAKEFSQDPGSANQGGELGWAAADIYDPAFRDALMKLNKGQMSEPVHSSFGWHLIELLDTRNVDKTDAAQKDRAYRMLFNRKFSEEAATWMQEQRASAYVKVLSD; this is translated from the coding sequence ATGAAGAACTGGAAAACGCTGCTGCTCGGTGTCGCTATGGTTGCAAATACCAGCTTCGCGGCACCCCAGGTTGTCGATAAAGTCGCGGCTGTGGTTAACAATGGCGTAGTGCTTGAAAGTGACGTTGAAGGTTTGATGAAATCTGTGAAGCTCAATTCGGGCGAAGCGGGTCAACAACTTCCTGACGACGCCACGCTGCGCCACCAGATACTGGAACGTCTGATCATGGATCAGATAGTCCTGCAAATGGGGCAGAAAATGGGTGTGAAGATCTCTGACGAGCAGCTCGATCAGGCGATCGCTAACATCGCGAAGCAGAACAACATAAGCGCGGATCAGATGCGTAGCCGCCTGGCCTATGATGGCATCAGCTATGCCACCTACCGCAATCAGATCCGTAAAGAGATGCTGATTTCGGAAGTGCGTAACAACGAAGTCCGCCGCCGCGTCACTATCCTGCCTCAGGAAGTGGAGGCACTGGCAAAACAGGTGGGTAACCAGAATGATGCCAGCACTGAACTGAACCTGAGCCACATCCTGATCCCACTGCCAGAAAACCCGACCTCCGATCAGGCTGCGCAAGCAGAGAGCCAGGCGCGCGCTATCGTTGACCAGGCGCGTAACGGCGATGACTTTGGCAAACTGGCTATCACCTATTCCGCTGACCAGCAGGCGCTGAAAGGCGGACAGATGGGCTGGGGACGTATTCAGGAACTGCCGTCTATCTTTGCTCAGGCGCTGAGCACGGCGAAGAAAGGCGATATCGTCGGTCCCATCCGCTCAGGCGTGGGCTTCCATATCCTGAAAGTGAACGATCTGCGCGGTCAGAGCCAGAACATTTCCGTCACGGAAGTGCATGCTCGTCATATCCTGTTGAAAGTCTCTCCGATCATGACTGACGATCAGGCGCGTGCGAAGCTGCAACAAATTGCCGCAGATATTAAGAGCGGCAGAATCACCTTTGCCAATGCCGCAAAAGAGTTCTCTCAGGATCCTGGCTCTGCAAACCAGGGCGGTGAACTGGGCTGGGCTGCGGCAGACATCTACGATCCGGCATTCCGCGATGCATTGATGAAGCTAAATAAAGGCCAGATGAGTGAGCCGGTGCACTCCTCCTTCGGCTGGCATCTGATCGAACTGCTGGATACCCGCAACGTTGATAAAACCGACGCGGCCCAGAAGGACAGAGCCTACCGCATGCTGTTCAACCGTAAGTTCTCTGAAGAAGCGGCGACCTGGATGCAGGAACAACGCGCCAGCGCTTACGTAAAAGTTCTGAGCGACTGA